A segment of the Fusobacterium varium genome:
CTCCTTCTATTTAAAATAAAAAATTTATAGTATAATATTATTGACTAATTTAAGAGAGGTGATATTTTTATGGAGAAAATAGAAAAATTAGCTGAAATAATCAACTCAAGTAATTATATAGTTGCCTTTACTGGTGCAGGTGCTTCTACTGATTCTGGACTAAAAGATTTTAGAAGTAAAGATGGACTATATAGCAGAACTTTTATGGGATATGAACCTGAAGAGATATTAAGCCATGACTTTTTCTTTGCTCATGGAGATATTTTTGATAGATATCTTGATGAAAAACTTAATATAAATGGAATTCAACCTAATGCTGGACATAAGGCTCTTGCTAAATTAGAAGAGATGGGAAAAGTAAAATCAGTAATTACTCAAAATATTGATGATCTTCACCAAATGGCAGGAAGTAAAAATGTTTTTGAACTTCATGGAACTCTAAAAAAATGGTATTGTCTAAAATGTGGAAAAAAAGATGTAAAAAGATTTAAGTGTAGTTGTGGTGGCACTGTTCGTCCTCAAGTTACCCTCTATGGTGAGATGTTAAATGAGGATGTAACAAGAGAAGCTATAAATGAGATAGCAAATGCAGATACTCTTATTATTATAGGTACAAGCTTAACTGTATATCCTGCTGCTTACTACATAACATATTTTAAAGGTAAAAACCTTGTTATTATTAACAATGATGCAACTCAATATGATAGCAAAGCTTCTTTAGTTATCAATGATAATTTTGCTTCTACTATGAAAAAAGTTTTACCATTAATAAAATAACTTATCTAGCTATTTTATTCTATACATAAAAAAGGTTTTATTATATAATTTTAATATTAATAATTGAGGTGATTTTTATGAAAAAAATTTTTATATTTTTAACAGCTGTTGTTTTTTTAGCTGGTTGTACTTCAACTCCTAAAAGATCAAATATACCAACTCCAGTAGCTTCTATACAAGCTGTTTCTGAGGGAGAATATGTTTTAACTAATATCTTTCCAGAAGCGAATTTAACTCTTGGATTTGATAA
Coding sequences within it:
- a CDS encoding NAD-dependent protein deacylase, which translates into the protein MEKIEKLAEIINSSNYIVAFTGAGASTDSGLKDFRSKDGLYSRTFMGYEPEEILSHDFFFAHGDIFDRYLDEKLNINGIQPNAGHKALAKLEEMGKVKSVITQNIDDLHQMAGSKNVFELHGTLKKWYCLKCGKKDVKRFKCSCGGTVRPQVTLYGEMLNEDVTREAINEIANADTLIIIGTSLTVYPAAYYITYFKGKNLVIINNDATQYDSKASLVINDNFASTMKKVLPLIK